In the genome of Candidatus Kapaibacterium sp., the window ATTTGGTGATTCAAAGCCAAAACCTCGTAATACCTCACGAGCGAATGCACGAACGTAGATTTGTATTGCAACCTTTGGCAGAAATTTTGCCTAATCAAATACACCCAATATTTGGAGTCACAGTTCAAAATTTGTTAGAGAAATGTAGTGACAAATCACAAGTAAAACTGTTCAAGAGCATAATTTGAAATTAAGCGAAGAAATAATAGCAAAAGTCAAAGATGCAGCTGATATCGTTGATGTAATCGGCGAAACGGTCAATTTGCGCCGTCGCGGTCAAAATTATCTCGGCTTATGCCCATTTCATAACGAAAAGACTCCCTCGTTTACTGTGTCTGCCAACAAAGGCATTTACAAATGCTTTGGTTGCGGCAAAGGTGGCAATGTATTTACATTCCTAACTGATAAATTCGGGATGAGTTTTATAGAGGCGATTGAATCTCTCGCTGCAAAGTATCATGTAGAATTGCCAAAAGACGAGCAGGGAACAACTCCCAAAGACAGTAAACGTTCGCAAATTTACGATGCACTCGAAAAAACCGAAGCGTTGTATAATTCGCTCTTGAAAAATAAGGATGGTAAAATCGCCTATGATTATTTCAAAGGGCGGGGATTTGACGATGAATTGATTGAAAAATTCCGCCTCGGGTACTCGCCCGATGATTGGAATTTCGTCACAAAAACGCTTTCGTCTTCCGGCATTTCAATAGATATTCTGGAAGAAGCCGGAGTGGTAATCAAATCCGACAAGGGCAATTATTTCGACCGTTTCCGTAGCAGAGCCATCTTCCCTATTCATGATTTCATGGGTAGAGTTATCGGATTTGGCGGCAGGTCATTGACCGATGACAAAAATTCTGCAAAGTATATAAACTCGCCACAAACTTTGGTTTACGATAAGAGTAAAGTCTTATTCGGAATTTACGAAGCCAAAAACAGTATAAGAAGCAAGCAATATTCGATATTGACCGAAGGCTATGCGGACGTAATTTCACTCCACGCAGCCGGATTCACAAATGCGATTGCTTCGAGCGGGACTTCGCTTACTCAGGACCAATTACGGGAACTCAAACGATTCGCCCCAAAATTGTATATTGCATATGACGGTGATGCTGCAGGACAGGAAGCGGCTGAAAGAGCCGGCGAAATGGCATTACAGTTCAATTTTGAAGTCTTTATCATAAAAATTACCGAAGATGATGACCCGGATAGCATCATCCAAAAATATGGTGCTGAAAAATTCGAGCAACTGATTCATAGTGCGATTGACTTTTTCGATTTTAAAATCTTGCGCTTGAAATCGAGTTTTAAGTCAGAATCAGCAGGTGAAATCACTGCTGCTGTCAGGGAAATGACCAAAATCACAGCTTCGATACCTGATGAAATGAAGCACGATTTTTATATTCGCAAAATTTCCGAATCTTTCAATCTCACATTCTCCCAAGTTGAGCTTCTGTACAAGGAAAAGGAACTAATCCGAAAGAAAACTATTGCAAATGAATCAAATCGTACCGAGCAAAATCAAACCGTCAATAAAGCGACTGATACTATCATAGACAATGATGAATCGCAATCACTCAGCATTGATGATATTTTTTTCGAGGAAAAATTAGTTCTTAGTTACGCATTATTGGGATTGAACGAATTTTCGGATTTGATGGAGCATTTTGATATTGGAACCGAAACATTCGCGACAGATGTGGCAAAATTAATTTTCAAAGTCATTCAGGATAATTCGACAAACGATGACATTCTGGGAACGATTATCAACTCAGATTATGTGCCAAATGAATACAAAGACATAATCATCACTATTTCGATAAAGGATGAAATTGGAAGCGAGAATT includes:
- the dnaG gene encoding DNA primase, which codes for MKLSEEIIAKVKDAADIVDVIGETVNLRRRGQNYLGLCPFHNEKTPSFTVSANKGIYKCFGCGKGGNVFTFLTDKFGMSFIEAIESLAAKYHVELPKDEQGTTPKDSKRSQIYDALEKTEALYNSLLKNKDGKIAYDYFKGRGFDDELIEKFRLGYSPDDWNFVTKTLSSSGISIDILEEAGVVIKSDKGNYFDRFRSRAIFPIHDFMGRVIGFGGRSLTDDKNSAKYINSPQTLVYDKSKVLFGIYEAKNSIRSKQYSILTEGYADVISLHAAGFTNAIASSGTSLTQDQLRELKRFAPKLYIAYDGDAAGQEAAERAGEMALQFNFEVFIIKITEDDDPDSIIQKYGAEKFEQLIHSAIDFFDFKILRLKSSFKSESAGEITAAVREMTKITASIPDEMKHDFYIRKISESFNLTFSQVELLYKEKELIRKKTIANESNRTEQNQTVNKATDTIIDNDESQSLSIDDIFFEEKLVLSYALLGLNEFSDLMEHFDIGTETFATDVAKLIFKVIQDNSTNDDILGTIINSDYVPNEYKDIIITISIKDEIGSENWELKFGRAEFKPDMKEVIAKSLLKLEKRKVDESLVQVMRLLMNEPEHIEHRERFKQLNEKKMQLNNSLMGIPN